The Dethiosulfovibrio peptidovorans DSM 11002 genome has a window encoding:
- a CDS encoding ATP-binding protein encodes MEERIRELEERISLINSERERARRVLDDAVDSLNVPVTLGQSGDVSDVLESVASRIRSLINVGEIAFFLISEDGLDFSREWCDPAESADFFESERTILVEDGTVAWALGRNKPLNLTSSDGTSLLIHSLIAQDEPLGIMMACIEGDPGGIMDISLAFVTVVLGAAAGVIKNSRLYRMINDLNDELRGKVSRLQESEAQLAEANQAKDRFLANVSHEIRTPLNAILGTAAIVRGKSPAEMDRALEVIKDEGHALLALINDILDLSKMGAGFLDLDEAPFDLFELLEALEGSYRSEAKRKGLDFSLDLSKDIPRWITGDPIRLRQVLSNLLGNAVKFTSSGRVSLTVKSLRSDGDKLTLSFSVFDTGIGIPREVVPRLFKPFSQADGSTSRKYGGTGLGLAISRRIVRAMGGDISVESERGRGSTFSLDVEVIPCDPPVPEVYSPVDNGRIRPLSLLVVEDSHTNRVVIEAMLRDMGHDVTTVSSGRGAIRALSERCFDGVFMDIQMPGMDGLEATAIIRERGGPVLDRDVPVIALTANVMKEDKERYLAEGMSGYLPKPVTREDLAEALRNVEPGDPRKPVSGRYVLDMTGLVERMGGDRVIANLVVKTFRSDLAKIVEKIKTSVEDGDFRKVRMGGHTLKGAAAGAGAWGLKIVGGRIQTAAESEDGELLNDLMDELVLEMDDFEHFFCGGEEL; translated from the coding sequence ATGGAAGAGAGGATAAGAGAGCTGGAGGAGCGAATCTCGCTGATCAATTCGGAAAGGGAGAGAGCTCGCAGGGTGTTGGACGATGCGGTGGATTCTCTGAACGTCCCGGTTACCCTCGGTCAATCCGGCGATGTCTCCGACGTCCTCGAGAGCGTGGCCTCCAGGATCCGTTCACTGATAAACGTCGGCGAGATCGCTTTTTTTCTGATATCCGAGGATGGATTGGATTTTTCCCGTGAGTGGTGCGATCCTGCCGAATCGGCCGATTTCTTCGAGTCGGAACGAACCATCCTGGTTGAGGACGGCACCGTAGCGTGGGCTTTGGGCAGAAACAAGCCCCTGAATCTGACCTCCTCGGACGGAACTTCCCTGCTTATTCACTCGTTGATAGCCCAGGACGAGCCGTTGGGCATCATGATGGCCTGCATAGAGGGAGATCCGGGGGGGATAATGGACATATCTCTGGCCTTCGTTACCGTCGTTCTCGGGGCTGCCGCCGGGGTGATAAAAAACAGCCGGCTCTACAGGATGATCAACGACCTGAACGACGAGCTCAGGGGCAAGGTATCCCGACTTCAGGAATCGGAGGCCCAGCTCGCCGAGGCCAATCAGGCGAAGGACCGTTTTCTGGCAAACGTCAGTCACGAGATAAGAACTCCTCTCAACGCCATCCTCGGCACCGCTGCGATAGTCAGAGGGAAGTCTCCCGCCGAGATGGACCGGGCTCTAGAAGTGATAAAAGACGAGGGACACGCCCTTCTGGCACTGATAAACGACATCCTGGATCTGTCCAAGATGGGGGCAGGGTTTCTCGATTTGGACGAGGCTCCATTCGATCTTTTCGAGCTTCTGGAGGCGTTGGAGGGATCCTATCGTTCCGAGGCGAAACGGAAGGGGTTGGACTTCAGCTTGGATCTTTCCAAGGATATACCTCGTTGGATAACCGGAGATCCCATCAGGCTGAGACAGGTGTTGTCCAACCTTTTGGGCAACGCCGTCAAGTTCACCTCGTCCGGACGGGTCTCCCTCACGGTTAAAAGTCTTCGATCCGACGGGGATAAGTTGACTCTGTCCTTTTCCGTGTTCGATACCGGAATAGGGATCCCCAGGGAGGTCGTGCCGAGGCTTTTCAAGCCGTTTTCCCAGGCTGATGGATCGACGAGCAGAAAATACGGCGGTACCGGCTTGGGGCTTGCCATCTCACGTAGGATCGTAAGGGCTATGGGCGGGGATATCTCCGTCGAGAGCGAAAGGGGCAGAGGGTCGACTTTTTCCCTCGATGTGGAGGTGATACCCTGCGATCCTCCTGTGCCCGAGGTCTACTCTCCGGTAGATAACGGTCGTATTCGTCCTCTTTCTCTCCTGGTCGTGGAGGATAGCCACACAAACAGGGTGGTTATAGAGGCTATGCTCAGGGATATGGGACACGATGTGACGACGGTATCGTCCGGCAGGGGGGCGATCAGGGCCCTTTCCGAGAGGTGTTTCGACGGGGTGTTCATGGACATACAGATGCCCGGGATGGACGGCCTGGAGGCGACGGCGATCATAAGGGAAAGAGGAGGTCCTGTCCTGGACCGGGATGTTCCAGTAATAGCCCTCACCGCCAACGTCATGAAGGAAGACAAAGAAAGGTATCTGGCGGAGGGGATGTCCGGGTATCTTCCGAAACCGGTAACCCGGGAGGATCTGGCCGAAGCTTTGAGAAACGTGGAGCCGGGAGATCCGAGGAAGCCCGTTTCGGGCAGATACGTTCTTGATATGACCGGTTTGGTGGAGCGAATGGGCGGCGATAGGGTCATAGCGAACCTGGTGGTGAAGACCTTTAGGAGCGATCTAGCTAAGATAGTGGAGAAAATAAAGACCTCAGTCGAGGATGGGGATTTTCGTAAGGTCCGAATGGGCGGACATACATTGAAGGGGGCGGCTGCCGGAGCAGGGGCCTGGGGATTGAAGATCGTAGGCGGTAGGATCCAGACGGCGGCGGAATCGGAGGATGGAGAGCTGTTGAACGATCTTATGGACGAGCTTGTCCTCGAGATGGATGATTTCGAGCATTTTTTCTGCGGGGGTGAAGAGCTATGA
- a CDS encoding HDOD domain-containing protein, which produces MGLVSTSRLSEGMILADDLSTPAGRKILGRGMSLSAKHISMMKVWGIAFADVEGVDQEELLSQERSLMETMGRSDSIVQSFFPSHQGDGPCSEIFHLCRERCARLIEEEDSDGLSEMTDHRRPEELPSRAGLPVDKPRISEVIGGDVPLCSLPDIYFKIREVIQSPVSSARSIARVVGTDPNLSLRLLRLVNSAFYGFPTPIRSISRAVAIVGIKELSSLALAVSTMSAFDHIPSSYVDMRSFWKHSVTCGVLARVLASRRKIRRDDHFFLAGLLHDVGRAILYVRFPSHMSHGLGVSRFFRLPLAEVERRLIGFDHGQVTFRLLESWRIPEPILGTASWHHEPMSSENPEETSLLWLADWMANAMKIGSSGTFYLPPLDEGLWDLTGIHKEELRSVFDQAERQIEEILRIFFIA; this is translated from the coding sequence ATGGGTTTGGTCAGCACCTCCCGTCTCTCCGAGGGGATGATATTGGCCGACGATCTCTCGACCCCGGCTGGTCGAAAGATCCTGGGGCGGGGAATGTCCCTCTCGGCAAAGCATATATCGATGATGAAGGTCTGGGGAATAGCCTTTGCCGACGTAGAGGGGGTGGATCAGGAAGAGCTTCTCTCCCAGGAGAGATCTCTGATGGAGACCATGGGCAGAAGCGATTCCATAGTCCAAAGCTTCTTTCCATCCCATCAGGGCGATGGGCCCTGCTCGGAGATTTTTCATCTGTGCAGGGAAAGATGTGCCCGGCTGATCGAAGAGGAGGATTCGGACGGGCTTTCCGAGATGACCGATCACAGAAGGCCGGAGGAGCTTCCGTCCAGGGCGGGACTTCCGGTGGATAAACCCCGTATTTCCGAGGTAATAGGGGGGGATGTCCCTCTGTGCTCTCTGCCGGACATATACTTTAAAATTCGAGAGGTGATTCAGTCTCCGGTCAGTTCGGCGAGATCCATAGCCAGAGTAGTAGGTACCGATCCCAACCTGTCTCTCAGATTGCTTAGGCTCGTGAACAGCGCTTTTTATGGCTTTCCCACCCCTATAAGGTCTATCTCCAGGGCCGTCGCCATAGTGGGCATAAAGGAGCTGTCCTCTCTGGCCTTGGCTGTGTCCACCATGAGCGCCTTCGACCATATCCCGTCGTCCTACGTGGATATGAGGTCTTTCTGGAAACACTCTGTGACCTGTGGCGTCTTGGCCAGGGTGTTGGCGAGTAGAAGAAAGATCCGTAGAGATGATCATTTCTTCCTGGCCGGATTGCTACACGACGTCGGTCGGGCCATACTTTACGTTCGGTTCCCTTCCCATATGTCCCATGGCCTGGGGGTCTCTCGCTTTTTCCGTCTTCCATTGGCGGAGGTGGAGAGACGGCTCATAGGCTTCGACCACGGTCAGGTCACCTTCAGACTTCTCGAGAGCTGGCGAATACCGGAACCTATCCTCGGTACGGCCTCATGGCACCACGAGCCAATGTCGTCGGAGAATCCAGAGGAAACCTCTCTACTGTGGTTAGCCGATTGGATGGCCAATGCCATGAAGATAGGCTCGAGCGGAACCTTCTACCTCCCTCCTCTGGACGAGGGACTGTGGGATCTGACCGGAATACACAAGGAGGAGCTCCGCTCCGTCTTCGATCAAGCGGAGAGGCAGATCGAAGAGATACTTCGAATATTTTTCATCGCCTGA
- a CDS encoding methyl-accepting chemotaxis protein, translating to MQDIKGMSCDLSGHAQTFSATAEEANSTVEEVYSNVDHTGDMVGGLAAGAEEINASVQEVAAGSQAAARKSSDVAEQVGEARHSGEDGLESVRKAVRAVIKVADESRSSMEKVKDLGSRAQQIQSFVTDIGSIADQTNLLALNAAIEAARAGEHGRGFAVVAEEVRKLAEESNNSAAKISDLAKEIAGDLQAVITLVEANEGQATEARQGAEGAEVFIGNILQSLANIEAAAQDMAAVSEEQAASSQEISSAVQDMAEKTNDVSESTGGIREQMKDVSSVAEQVAIGSESLAEMAEKLQREVDRFKISETSSLAIREK from the coding sequence ATGCAGGACATAAAAGGTATGTCCTGCGATTTATCCGGTCATGCCCAGACTTTTTCCGCCACCGCCGAAGAGGCAAATTCCACAGTCGAGGAGGTCTATTCCAATGTGGATCATACCGGCGATATGGTGGGAGGTCTCGCCGCAGGAGCGGAGGAGATAAACGCCAGTGTCCAAGAGGTCGCCGCCGGATCTCAGGCCGCGGCCAGAAAGAGCAGCGATGTGGCCGAACAGGTCGGAGAGGCCCGTCACTCCGGCGAGGACGGCCTGGAGTCGGTCAGAAAAGCGGTCAGGGCGGTCATAAAGGTCGCGGACGAATCGAGAAGCTCGATGGAGAAGGTCAAGGATCTGGGAAGCAGAGCCCAGCAGATACAGTCCTTCGTGACCGATATCGGTTCAATTGCGGATCAGACGAATCTTCTGGCCTTGAACGCCGCCATAGAGGCAGCCAGGGCAGGTGAGCACGGCAGGGGCTTCGCCGTGGTGGCGGAGGAGGTCAGAAAGCTGGCCGAGGAGAGCAATAATTCGGCGGCCAAGATATCCGATCTCGCCAAGGAGATAGCCGGAGATCTTCAGGCGGTCATAACCCTTGTGGAGGCCAACGAGGGGCAGGCCACCGAGGCTCGGCAGGGTGCCGAGGGGGCGGAGGTATTCATAGGAAATATCCTTCAGTCTCTGGCGAACATCGAGGCGGCGGCCCAGGATATGGCGGCGGTCTCGGAGGAGCAGGCAGCGTCCAGTCAGGAGATATCCTCCGCCGTTCAGGACATGGCGGAGAAGACCAACGACGTCTCCGAGTCGACCGGCGGCATAAGGGAACAGATGAAAGACGTTTCCTCCGTGGCAGAACAGGTAGCGATCGGATCCGAGTCTCTGGCGGAGATGGCCGAGAAGCTTCAGAGGGAGGTGGATCGATTCAAGATATCCGAGACGTCGTCTCTGGCCATTAGAGAGAAATGA
- a CDS encoding IS5 family transposase translates to MKQRSLFAEEIAYDSLEKVNDPLVRIEKAVDWSIFEQPLKDFREGLRQKDSLGGRKPFPPLLMFKILVLQALYNLSDDAMEFQVRDRLSFRRFLGLSLEAKVPDAKTIWLFREQLTKAELMKPLFDLFDGHIRKSGFEAKKGQIVDASIVKVPIQRNKRDENRKIKDGEPPEDWPDNKRSQKDTDARWTKKNGKSSFGYKNHIEIDSQNKIIRKYSVTEASVHDSNVFEELIDPSNSSKDVYADSAYRSHEKISWLEEQGYRPKIQRKGYRGKPITWWEKQGNRTRSKVRSRVEHVFGAQTMKAGNLIVRTIGKARASTAIGLRNLAYNIVRFSFLMMKSGAISAVPK, encoded by the coding sequence TTGAAACAGCGGAGCCTCTTTGCGGAAGAAATAGCCTACGATAGCCTTGAAAAGGTGAACGATCCACTGGTACGAATAGAGAAAGCGGTGGACTGGTCCATCTTCGAGCAGCCGTTGAAGGACTTCCGCGAAGGGCTCAGACAGAAGGATTCTCTGGGAGGAAGAAAGCCCTTCCCTCCTCTTCTCATGTTCAAGATCCTGGTGCTTCAGGCACTGTACAACCTGTCGGACGACGCAATGGAGTTTCAGGTAAGGGACAGGCTTTCCTTCAGACGTTTTCTCGGCCTCTCCCTGGAAGCCAAAGTCCCTGATGCCAAGACTATATGGCTTTTTCGGGAGCAGCTGACCAAGGCGGAACTGATGAAGCCTCTGTTCGATCTTTTTGACGGTCACATCCGTAAAAGCGGCTTCGAGGCAAAAAAAGGGCAGATAGTGGATGCCTCCATAGTGAAGGTCCCGATCCAGAGGAACAAACGGGATGAAAACCGCAAGATCAAGGATGGAGAACCACCGGAAGACTGGCCCGACAACAAGAGATCTCAAAAAGACACCGATGCCAGGTGGACGAAGAAAAACGGCAAAAGCTCCTTCGGCTACAAGAACCACATAGAGATCGACTCTCAGAACAAGATCATCCGTAAATACAGCGTAACCGAGGCATCGGTCCACGACAGCAATGTATTCGAGGAACTCATCGATCCCAGTAACAGCAGCAAAGACGTCTATGCCGACTCAGCTTATAGAAGCCATGAGAAAATCTCTTGGCTTGAGGAACAAGGCTACAGACCGAAGATCCAACGAAAAGGATACAGAGGCAAACCCATCACGTGGTGGGAAAAACAGGGTAACAGAACAAGATCCAAAGTCCGAAGCCGAGTGGAGCACGTCTTTGGAGCCCAAACCATGAAGGCCGGCAACCTGATAGTTCGAACTATCGGGAAAGCCAGAGCTTCAACCGCTATAGGACTGAGAAACCTGGCCTATAACATCGTTCGATTCTCGTTCCTGATGATGAAGTCAGGGGCGATATCTGCCGTGCCCAAATGA
- the pepT gene encoding peptidase T has product MSPKGHISFYASKGRDLVKELVDRFIGYAKIHTTSDESSSSCPSTSCQLDLARLLVKEMTELGLEDPKMDDNGYVTATLPATAKGPTIGFIAHMDTAPDMSGENVSPRIVKNYDGKDIVLDEAREVVLSPSDFPCLNDYIGQDLIVADGTTLLGADDKAGIAEIMTAVAYLKDHPEIPHGGIRIGFTPDEEIGRGADLFDVEGFGADWAYTVDGGPVGQMEYENFNAASATVRIRGRNVHPGTAKDQMINSIHIGTRLAELMPISEVPEKTEGYQGFIHLHTFDGTVEDTTLKFIIRDHDKKLFEEKQETVRRAVDQINREFEDRATLELKEQYLNMREHIENRMDIVELAKSAMEEVGITPMVEPIRGGTDGARLSYMGLPCPNLFTGGHNFHGKYEFIPIPSMEKAVDVIVAIAKLAVQS; this is encoded by the coding sequence ATGTCCCCAAAGGGGCATATTTCTTTTTACGCATCGAAAGGACGGGATCTCGTGAAAGAACTAGTAGACAGATTTATAGGATACGCCAAGATCCACACCACCTCGGACGAAAGCTCCTCCAGCTGCCCCAGCACCTCCTGCCAGCTGGATCTAGCCAGGCTCTTGGTAAAGGAGATGACGGAGTTAGGCCTGGAGGATCCGAAGATGGACGACAACGGATACGTGACCGCCACCCTGCCTGCGACGGCGAAGGGGCCGACCATAGGCTTCATAGCCCACATGGACACCGCCCCCGACATGTCCGGCGAAAACGTATCCCCGAGGATAGTTAAAAACTACGACGGTAAAGACATCGTCCTTGACGAGGCGAGAGAGGTCGTGCTGTCCCCCTCCGACTTTCCCTGTCTAAACGACTACATAGGACAGGACCTAATAGTGGCGGACGGCACCACCCTCCTGGGGGCCGACGACAAGGCCGGTATAGCCGAGATAATGACGGCAGTAGCCTATCTGAAGGATCACCCCGAGATACCTCACGGCGGAATCAGAATAGGCTTCACCCCCGACGAGGAGATAGGCAGGGGAGCCGACCTGTTCGACGTCGAGGGATTCGGGGCGGACTGGGCCTATACGGTGGACGGGGGTCCGGTCGGACAGATGGAGTACGAGAACTTCAACGCAGCTTCCGCCACGGTCCGCATAAGGGGACGTAACGTCCACCCCGGAACGGCCAAGGACCAGATGATCAACTCGATCCACATAGGCACTAGGCTGGCCGAGCTGATGCCGATCTCGGAGGTCCCGGAGAAGACCGAGGGCTACCAGGGGTTCATCCACCTTCACACCTTCGACGGGACAGTCGAGGATACCACCCTCAAGTTCATCATAAGGGATCACGACAAAAAACTCTTCGAGGAAAAGCAGGAAACGGTTCGAAGAGCGGTGGACCAGATCAACCGGGAGTTCGAAGACAGGGCTACCCTGGAGCTCAAGGAGCAGTATCTCAACATGAGGGAACACATAGAGAACAGAATGGATATAGTCGAACTGGCCAAATCCGCCATGGAGGAGGTTGGAATAACCCCCATGGTGGAGCCCATCAGAGGAGGCACCGACGGCGCCAGGCTATCCTACATGGGGCTGCCCTGCCCCAACCTTTTCACAGGAGGACACAACTTCCACGGAAAGTACGAGTTCATACCGATACCCTCTATGGAGAAAGCCGTCGACGTGATAGTAGCCATAGCCAAGCTGGCGGTCCAATCTTAA
- a CDS encoding Fic family protein, protein MRRYMTCKAGPFYFSEEYDKELLSPSLAVATVLNKTVADLPILPRKVSQLETELVRQSIFGTAAIEGNPLSQEDVIGIMENDDVPDVVHKSEIEIRNLVRAYEFLSKIKPEKDPFVLEESLIRELHRIVTSGVPHQFNEPVGYTEVGDKSHGGVYRPPRILKDIEDLMREYVEWVNSEELISKGPFVRAILAHYHFSLIHPFFDGNGRTARLIEAIILQAANVRYVPKMLSNYYYRNIDGYYSAFSETIKLKGKDVTPFLKFCLDGVTESLMDIKDRITDLIKKLVFREHLAQLKAQREITVRQFELLSLLLDDLRDFSLNDLMGERPFSLLYRKVTKQTARRDVKRLTELKLIAQAGENRYSLNLDAVK, encoded by the coding sequence ATGAGAAGATATATGACCTGTAAGGCTGGCCCTTTCTACTTCAGCGAAGAGTATGACAAGGAGCTCCTGTCCCCTTCGTTGGCCGTTGCGACGGTCCTCAACAAGACGGTGGCGGACCTTCCGATTCTGCCTCGGAAGGTGTCCCAATTAGAGACGGAGCTTGTCCGTCAGTCCATCTTCGGCACCGCCGCCATAGAGGGGAATCCCCTCTCTCAGGAAGATGTCATCGGGATAATGGAGAACGACGACGTTCCCGACGTGGTCCATAAAAGCGAGATCGAAATTCGCAACCTCGTCAGAGCCTATGAATTTCTATCGAAGATCAAGCCGGAAAAGGACCCCTTTGTCCTGGAGGAGTCTCTGATCAGAGAGCTGCATCGTATAGTTACCTCAGGGGTTCCCCACCAGTTCAACGAGCCCGTAGGTTATACGGAGGTCGGAGACAAATCTCACGGCGGAGTTTACAGGCCCCCTCGTATATTGAAGGATATAGAGGACCTGATGAGGGAGTATGTCGAGTGGGTCAACAGCGAGGAGCTTATCTCGAAGGGGCCTTTCGTTCGGGCTATATTGGCACATTATCATTTTTCGCTGATCCATCCGTTTTTCGACGGCAACGGCAGGACCGCCCGGCTCATAGAGGCGATCATACTTCAGGCGGCGAACGTTCGTTATGTGCCTAAGATGTTGTCCAATTATTACTATCGGAATATCGACGGCTATTACTCCGCTTTTTCCGAGACGATAAAGCTCAAGGGGAAGGATGTAACCCCTTTTTTGAAGTTTTGTCTGGACGGAGTCACCGAGTCGTTGATGGATATCAAGGATAGGATAACGGATCTGATAAAAAAACTCGTTTTCAGAGAGCACCTCGCTCAGTTGAAGGCCCAGAGGGAGATCACGGTCAGACAGTTCGAGCTTTTGTCCCTTCTGCTCGACGACCTACGGGACTTCTCTTTGAACGACCTCATGGGTGAAAGGCCTTTCTCTCTGCTTTATCGAAAGGTCACTAAACAGACCGCCAGAAGGGACGTAAAGCGTCTTACGGAGCTCAAGCTGATCGCTCAGGCCGGGGAGAATCGATATTCCCTGAACCTGGATGCGGTGAAATAA